Genomic segment of Phycisphaerales bacterium AB-hyl4:
TTCGCCACCGGCCGAGACCCCGAGCACGCGGCGGTGGCGATCACCACCGGCCTGCGGGCGAAGCTCACCCGGGATGAAATGCAGGCGGTGATGGCTCATGAGCTGGCGCACGTCCGCCACTACGACATTCGGCTGACGATGATGGTCGCCACACTTGCCGGGCTGATCGTGATGACCGCCGCGACACTGCAACGGTCGGTCTTCTACGGCAGCATGGGCCGACGACGTCACGGACGGATGGGCCGGCATCGCGGCGGGATCCAACTCGGCGGTGGCGGCGGCGGCCGAAGCGGCAAGGGCGGCGGCGGGTTGGTGATCGTGCTCGCGGTGGTGGCGGTGGTGCTGATGATCATCGCGCCGATCCTGGCGCGGATGATCCAGATGGCGGTCAGCCGACAGCGCGAATACCTCGCCGACGCCGGTGCCGTGGAACTGACCCGACACCCGCAGGCCCTCGCCAGCGCGTTGAGCAAGCTCGTCGCCGACCACACGCCGCTGAAGCAGGCCAACGACGCGACGGCCCATGCGTACATCGTGAACCCGATCCTCAATGCACGCCACAAGGAAAACTGGGCGTCCATGATGAGCACGCATCCCCCGGTGAAAGATCGCATCGACCGTATCCTGGCGCTGGCGCAATAAGCATTTGATGATGTTCGACGGCGTGATGGACAAGCTTAT
This window contains:
- a CDS encoding M48 family metallopeptidase, which translates into the protein MSKGQATIHAYPPGTTFHDLIRRNKRNSVFLVLLMMVLAAALFMAVAAALMAFTAEAIGWEGLALAGGLAVVVVTVASLWSYYRGGRAMLRASGASKVERDQDLELFNVVEELTLAAGLPMPEVYLIPSKALNAFATGRDPEHAAVAITTGLRAKLTRDEMQAVMAHELAHVRHYDIRLTMMVATLAGLIVMTAATLQRSVFYGSMGRRRHGRMGRHRGGIQLGGGGGGRSGKGGGGLVIVLAVVAVVLMIIAPILARMIQMAVSRQREYLADAGAVELTRHPQALASALSKLVADHTPLKQANDATAHAYIVNPILNARHKENWASMMSTHPPVKDRIDRILALAQ